Proteins encoded by one window of Chlamydiales bacterium:
- the grpE gene encoding nucleotide exchange factor GrpE — protein MSENETPKEEKEESSPAPELDKTAQLEAEIKEWKDKHLRTLAEMENSRKRMQKEKQDSVRYAMENLFADLLGPVDNLENALAFTDKMSDETKKWAVGFQMILGQFKELLTANNVQPFESIGMQFDPHKHQAIEMEETEDKPEGVILQEFVKGYRCGDRIIRPARVKVAKKPSSAPAEPN, from the coding sequence ATGAGTGAAAACGAGACCCCAAAAGAAGAAAAAGAAGAGAGCTCCCCGGCGCCAGAACTAGATAAGACAGCGCAACTCGAAGCTGAGATTAAAGAGTGGAAAGACAAACATCTGCGCACGCTTGCAGAGATGGAGAATAGCCGCAAGCGCATGCAGAAAGAGAAGCAGGACTCTGTGCGTTACGCGATGGAGAACCTCTTTGCAGACCTGCTTGGACCTGTCGACAACTTGGAGAATGCTCTCGCATTCACAGACAAGATGTCGGACGAGACCAAGAAGTGGGCAGTAGGCTTTCAGATGATTCTTGGGCAGTTTAAAGAGCTGCTCACAGCAAACAACGTTCAGCCGTTTGAATCGATTGGCATGCAGTTTGATCCGCACAAACACCAAGCGATTGAGATGGAAGAGACAGAAGACAAACCCGAAGGAGTGATCCTTCAAGAGTTCGTTAAAGGATACAGATGCGGTGATCGCATCATCCGCCCAGCGCGTGTAAAAGTGGCGAAAAAGCCCTCTTCAGCGCCCGCGGAACCAAACTAA
- the dnaK gene encoding molecular chaperone DnaK: MTEQKSSQKKGRIIGIDLGTTNSCVAIMEGGAPVVIASAEGTRTTPSIVSYKGGERLVGIPAKRQAVTNPERTIYSAKRFIGRKFSEAQSEIKTVPYKVTQNANGDAVFEIDGKAVSPEEVAAQVLIKMKETAEAYLGEKVTEAVITVPAYFNDSQRQSTKDAGRIAGLDVKRIIPEPTAAALAYGLDKQSDKKIAVFDLGGGTFDISILEIGDGVFEVLSTNGDTHLGGDDFDNAILHWILDEFKRENGIDLSKDKMALQRLRDAAEKAKIELSGTQTTEINQPFITMDATGPKHLALTLTRAKLESLTHNLIERTKEPCLKALKDAGLTASQIDEVILVGGMIRMPAVEKKVTEIFGKEPHKGVNPDEVVAVGAAIQGGVLGGEVKDVLLLDVIPLTLGIETMGGVLTPLVERNTTIPTQKKQVFSTAADNQPAVTIVVLQGERKMAKDNKEIGRFDLTDIPPAPRGVPQIEVAFDIDADGILHVSAKDMQSGKSQKIRIEAKSGLSEAEVKRMLRDAEEHAEEDKKAKETIEARNEADSLAFRAQKALTDHKDRVPQDVAASVQSKIDAVKKALEGSDIATIKAATEELNQMMQKIGGSMQQPDAAAGAAAGPQAGPSQEAQGKQGKPDIEEAEVEILDDEKK; this comes from the coding sequence ATGACCGAACAGAAAAGTTCTCAGAAAAAAGGCCGCATCATCGGTATCGACCTTGGAACCACAAACTCCTGCGTTGCGATCATGGAGGGCGGAGCCCCTGTGGTTATCGCGAGTGCAGAGGGCACACGTACAACACCTTCGATCGTCTCTTACAAAGGTGGAGAGCGCCTCGTTGGTATCCCTGCAAAAAGACAGGCAGTCACAAACCCAGAGAGAACGATCTACTCAGCTAAGCGCTTCATCGGCCGCAAGTTCTCTGAAGCACAGAGCGAGATCAAGACCGTTCCTTACAAAGTTACACAGAACGCCAACGGCGATGCGGTTTTTGAGATCGACGGCAAAGCTGTGAGCCCAGAAGAGGTTGCAGCACAAGTTCTGATCAAGATGAAAGAGACAGCAGAGGCCTACCTCGGCGAAAAAGTAACAGAAGCGGTTATTACCGTTCCTGCCTACTTTAACGACTCTCAGAGACAGTCGACAAAAGATGCGGGCCGCATTGCGGGCCTCGACGTTAAACGTATCATTCCAGAGCCGACAGCAGCAGCTCTCGCCTACGGACTCGATAAGCAGAGCGATAAGAAGATCGCTGTGTTCGACTTGGGCGGCGGTACATTCGATATCTCGATCCTAGAGATCGGCGATGGCGTCTTCGAAGTACTCTCAACCAACGGCGATACCCACCTTGGTGGAGACGACTTCGACAACGCAATTCTCCACTGGATTCTCGATGAGTTCAAGAGAGAGAATGGCATCGACCTCAGCAAAGATAAGATGGCGCTCCAGCGTCTTCGCGATGCTGCTGAGAAGGCGAAGATCGAACTCTCTGGCACACAGACAACAGAGATCAACCAGCCCTTTATCACAATGGATGCAACTGGTCCGAAGCACCTCGCCTTGACGCTGACACGCGCCAAGCTCGAGAGCCTCACTCACAACCTGATTGAGCGCACAAAAGAGCCCTGCTTAAAGGCTCTGAAAGATGCTGGCCTCACAGCTAGCCAGATCGACGAGGTCATTCTTGTCGGCGGTATGATCCGTATGCCAGCTGTAGAGAAGAAGGTCACTGAGATCTTCGGAAAAGAGCCTCATAAAGGCGTGAACCCCGACGAAGTTGTGGCCGTTGGCGCTGCAATTCAGGGCGGCGTTCTCGGTGGAGAAGTGAAAGACGTTCTCCTCCTCGACGTCATCCCCCTAACACTCGGTATCGAGACGATGGGCGGAGTGTTAACACCGCTTGTTGAGCGCAACACGACGATCCCAACTCAGAAGAAGCAGGTCTTTTCAACTGCCGCTGACAACCAGCCTGCAGTGACCATCGTGGTCCTCCAGGGTGAGAGAAAGATGGCAAAAGACAACAAAGAGATCGGTAGATTCGACCTCACCGACATCCCGCCAGCTCCGCGCGGCGTGCCTCAAATTGAGGTCGCCTTCGACATCGATGCCGATGGTATCCTTCACGTCTCTGCTAAGGACATGCAGTCTGGCAAGTCGCAGAAGATCCGCATCGAAGCTAAGTCGGGCTTAAGCGAAGCTGAAGTTAAGCGCATGCTCCGCGATGCAGAGGAGCACGCTGAAGAGGATAAGAAGGCCAAAGAGACGATTGAAGCGAGAAATGAGGCGGACTCACTCGCCTTCCGCGCTCAGAAGGCCCTCACCGACCATAAAGACCGCGTCCCACAAGATGTCGCAGCAAGCGTTCAGAGCAAGATCGACGCTGTGAAAAAAGCCCTTGAAGGCAGCGACATTGCGACCATTAAGGCCGCAACGGAAGAGCTGAATCAGATGATGCAGAAGATCGGTGGATCGATGCAGCAGCCTGATGCAGCAGCTGGTGCCGCGGCTGGCCCGCAAGCGGGCCCTTCTCAAGAGGCTCAAGGTAAGCAGGGCAAGCCTGATATCGAAGAGGCTGAAGTCGAGATCCTCGACGACGAGAAGAAGTAG